One segment of Cydia fagiglandana chromosome 12, ilCydFagi1.1, whole genome shotgun sequence DNA contains the following:
- the LOC134669459 gene encoding uncharacterized protein LOC134669459 — MGKLDVAILRYLTGEDFRVLTAVEMGMKNHELVPGSLVASIANLRHGGVHKLMKELCKHRLLTYERGKHYDGYRLTNAGYDYLALKALTNRKVIASFGNQIGVGKESNIYTVADEDHNPLCLKLHRLGRTCFRNVKDKRDYHAHRHRASWLYLSRISATKEFAYMKALHERGFPVPRPVDFNRHCVVMDLVRGGPLTQVRSVPDVPALYDELMSLVVQLGNCGVIHGDFNEFNIMIDEEGKPIIIDFPQMVSTEHPNAELYFDRDVRCVRDFFKKRFGYESTLYPRFSDLEREDELDKEVACSGYKRARAVDDELLEELGIGLQVSDDEDSEAEDTQNTKDSDGTQDTAYDNKKYDEEELAALRKQVEDSIQNDETSIQRLTHKTVSLELQDEPPQLIAVTEHKLTEDKLTEHKLTEDKLTEQKLTEEDDKLTELDRNSQKYRLAMVEKALSDVRSMRSYTSASTIAPEVVKQQVKKNLESRQKRTERKKAIAKGEASAVTRQRRENRETVRESHGIWGWAE; from the exons ATGGGGAAACTAGACGTAGCAATTTTACGTTATTTGACGGGGGAGGACTTCCGCGTGTTGACCGCT GTGGAAATGGGCATGAAGAACCACGAGCTGGTGCCAGGTTCGCTCGTGGCGTCTATTGCGAATCTCCGTCACGGTGGAGTCCATAAACTAATGAAGGAGTTGTGTAAACATAGGCTGCTGACGTATGAACGAGGAAAACACT ATGATGGTTACCGTCTCACCAATGCTGGCTATGACTACCTCGCGCTCAAGGCACTAACCAACAGGAAGGTGATTGCATCATTCGGCAACCAGATCGGTGTGGGCAAAGAGTCCAACATTTACACGGTTGCTGATGAAGATCATAACCCACTATGCCTGAAGTTGCATCG GCTGGGACGCACATGTTTCCGCAACGTTAAAGACAAGCGAGACTACCACGCGCATCGTCACCGCGCCTCCTGGCTCTATCTGTCGCGCATCTCTGCCACCAAG GAGTTCGCATACATGAAGGCCCTGCATGAACGCGGGTTCCCCGTGCCCCGTCCCGTGGACTTTAACCGACACTGCGTGGTCATGGACCTCGTGCGAGGAGGGCCTCT CACCCAAGTCCGCTCGGTCCCGGACGTGCCGGCGCTGTACGACGAGCTGATGTCGCTGGTGGTGCAGCTGGGCAACTGCGGCGTCATCCACGGGGACTTCAACGAGTTCAACATCATGATCGACGAGGAGGGGAAGCCGATCATCATTGACTTCCCGCAAATGGTGTCCACGGAGCACCCTAATGCTGAACT TTACTTCGACCGCGACGTCCGATGCGTGCGCGACTTCTTCAAAAAGCGCTTCGGCTACGAGAGCACCCTGTACCCGCGCTTCAGCGACCTAGAGCGAGAGGACGAGTTAGACAAGGAGGTCGCATGCTCGGGCTACAAGCGCGCCAGGGCTGTAGACGATGAGTTATTGGAg GAACTTGGTATCGGTCTTCAAGTGAGCGACGACGAGGATTCCGAAGCGGAAGACACACAGAACACAAAAGACTCGGATGGCACACAAGACACGGCTTACGACAACAAGAAATACGACGAAGAAGAGCTAGCCGCGCTTAGGAAACAG GTCGAAGACTCAATCCAAAACGACGAAACATCCATACAACGTCTCACCCACAAAACAGTATCCCTAGAACTCCAAGACGAGCCCCCACAGCTCATCGCAGTCACAGAACACAAGCTCACAGAAGACAAACTCACAGAACACAAGCTCACAGAAGACAAACTCACAGAACAGAAGCTCACGGAAGAAGACGATAAGCTCACAGAGCTGGATAGAAACTCGCAGAAGTACCGGTTGGCTATGGTTGAGAAGGCGTTGTCGGACGTGAGGTCCATGAGGTCGTATACGTCGGCTAGCACGATAGCGCCGGAGGTGGTGAAACAGCAG GTAAAGAAGAATCTAGAAAGCAGACAGAAGAGGACGGAGAGGAAAAAAGCAATAGCCAAGGGAGAGGCGAGTGCGGTCACGCGCCAGAGACGAGAGAACAGGGAGACGGTCAGAGAGAGCCACGGCATCTGGGGGTGGGCGGAGTGA